In Brevundimonas subvibrioides, a genomic segment contains:
- the trpE gene encoding anthranilate synthase component I yields MSETADRQALVAGLKAGTPQIAVRRIIDDLETPVSAYLKVGWGRAHAFLLESVEGGALNGRYSIITLDPDVVWRCRDGVAAIARGADIAARRYANQPGGALDSLRALIAETRFDLPDGLPPMAAGLFGVFGYDMVRLLEPLGAPNPDLLDLPDAVLTRPSVIAVFDSVKHEIIVMAPVWPGDDPETAVDAAEARLDDFEVRLRRPLLGRAEAAPTPAIDFASPVDAAAYAELVAAAKDYIGAGDIFQVVLSHRFRAPWTGDPFAFYRSLRRQNPSPYLYFLTFDDFQLAGSSPEILVRLKDGGVTIRPLAGTRPRGATPEADRALEAELLADPKERAEHLMLLDLGRNDVGRVAAPGSVKVTESFVVERYSQVMHIVSNVEGRAHPDLDAVDTLLAALPAGTLSGAPKVRAMEIIDELETEKRGVGYGGGVGYISAGGEADICIVLRTALFADGQVFVQAGAGVVADSDPAAEYAETEAKARAPMRAAGDAWRFKLGAPLNDAGGI; encoded by the coding sequence ATGAGCGAGACGGCCGACCGGCAGGCTCTGGTCGCGGGACTGAAGGCCGGAACGCCGCAGATCGCGGTGCGCCGGATCATCGACGACCTCGAGACACCAGTGTCCGCCTATCTGAAGGTCGGCTGGGGCCGCGCGCACGCCTTTCTACTGGAGTCGGTCGAAGGCGGTGCCCTGAATGGCCGCTATTCGATCATCACCCTGGATCCCGACGTGGTCTGGCGCTGTCGCGATGGCGTCGCCGCGATCGCGCGAGGAGCGGATATCGCCGCCAGACGCTATGCCAACCAGCCCGGCGGCGCGCTCGACAGCCTCCGTGCCCTGATCGCGGAAACGCGCTTCGACCTGCCCGACGGCCTGCCTCCCATGGCCGCGGGCCTGTTCGGTGTCTTCGGCTACGACATGGTCCGGCTGCTGGAGCCGCTGGGCGCGCCCAATCCCGATCTGCTCGATCTGCCCGACGCCGTGCTGACCCGACCGTCGGTCATCGCCGTCTTCGATTCCGTGAAGCACGAGATCATCGTCATGGCGCCGGTCTGGCCCGGGGACGACCCGGAGACAGCCGTCGATGCCGCCGAGGCCCGGCTGGACGATTTCGAGGTTCGTCTCCGGCGACCCTTGCTCGGTCGCGCAGAGGCCGCGCCCACCCCGGCCATCGACTTCGCGTCCCCGGTCGATGCCGCCGCCTATGCAGAACTGGTCGCTGCGGCCAAGGACTACATCGGCGCGGGCGATATCTTTCAGGTCGTCCTCAGCCACCGCTTCCGTGCGCCGTGGACGGGCGATCCGTTTGCCTTCTACCGCTCGCTGCGCCGCCAGAACCCGTCGCCGTATCTGTACTTTCTCACCTTCGACGACTTCCAGCTGGCGGGCTCCAGCCCCGAGATCCTCGTGCGTCTGAAGGACGGCGGGGTCACCATTCGCCCGCTCGCCGGCACCCGGCCGCGCGGTGCGACGCCGGAGGCCGACAGGGCGCTGGAGGCCGAGCTTCTGGCCGATCCGAAGGAACGGGCCGAGCACCTGATGCTGCTGGACCTGGGCCGGAACGACGTGGGTCGCGTCGCTGCGCCCGGCAGCGTCAAGGTGACCGAAAGCTTCGTCGTCGAACGGTACAGCCAGGTGATGCACATCGTCTCGAATGTCGAGGGACGTGCCCACCCGGACCTCGACGCGGTCGACACGCTTCTGGCCGCCCTGCCCGCGGGCACCCTGTCCGGCGCGCCCAAGGTTCGCGCGATGGAGATCATCGATGAGCTGGAGACGGAAAAGCGCGGCGTCGGCTATGGCGGCGGTGTGGGCTATATCTCGGCGGGCGGAGAGGCCGACATCTGCATCGTCCTGCGCACCGCCCTGTTCGCGGACGGACAGGTCTTCGTCCAGGCGGGGGCCGGTGTGGTCGCCGACAGCGATCCGGCAGCCGAATATGCGGAAACCGAGGCCAAGGCGCGCGCCCCGATGCGGGCGGCCGGGGATGCCTGGCGTTTCAAGCTGGGCGCGCCCCTGAACGACGCGGGCGGTATCTAG
- a CDS encoding peptidoglycan-binding protein, whose protein sequence is MTMQAQIDQARQALADVESKPNVMATLGAAALAAAAAVLLAGVMILGPGVAIEDQPVPVSATT, encoded by the coding sequence ATGACCATGCAGGCCCAGATCGATCAGGCGCGGCAGGCCCTGGCGGACGTCGAGTCGAAGCCGAACGTCATGGCGACCCTGGGGGCCGCAGCGCTCGCGGCGGCAGCGGCGGTGCTGCTGGCCGGGGTGATGATCCTGGGGCCGGGCGTGGCGATCGAGGATCAGCCGGTGCCGGTCAGCGCGACGACCTAG
- a CDS encoding anthranilate synthase component II, with protein sequence MILVVDNYDSFTYNLVHYLAELGARTHVVRNDDLTVEDAWALKPEAVLLSPGPCAPDQAGICLPLIATAPDDMPILGVCLGHQAIGQAFGGDVVRAKALMHGKTSPITHDGRGLFAGLPSPFIATRYHSLAVARATLPNSLDVTAWTEDGEIMGVQHHARPIHGVQFHPESIATEHGHALLANFLDLAGVKRLAMV encoded by the coding sequence ATGATCCTCGTCGTCGATAACTACGACAGCTTTACCTACAACCTCGTCCACTACCTCGCGGAACTGGGTGCGCGGACGCATGTCGTCAGGAATGACGATCTGACCGTCGAGGACGCCTGGGCGCTGAAGCCCGAGGCGGTCCTGCTGTCGCCTGGCCCCTGTGCGCCGGATCAGGCCGGCATCTGTCTTCCGCTGATCGCCACGGCACCCGACGACATGCCGATCCTCGGCGTCTGCCTCGGCCATCAGGCGATCGGCCAGGCCTTCGGCGGCGACGTCGTGCGGGCCAAGGCCCTGATGCACGGCAAGACCTCGCCTATCACCCACGACGGTCGCGGCCTGTTCGCGGGCCTCCCCAGCCCCTTCATCGCGACCCGCTATCACAGCCTCGCCGTGGCCCGCGCGACCCTGCCGAACAGCCTCGACGTCACCGCCTGGACCGAGGACGGCGAGATCATGGGCGTCCAGCACCACGCCCGCCCGATCCACGGTGTCCAGTTCCATCCCGAATCCATCGCCACCGAACACGGCCACGCTCTTCTGGCCAACTTCCTCGATCTGGCGGGCGTCAAGCGCCTGGCCATGGTCTGA
- the trpD gene encoding anthranilate phosphoribosyltransferase has protein sequence MSEGFKPLLARLVDGQTLSEAEAGDFFAACLRGEPTPAQVAASVTALRIRGETVDEITAFARAMRAAASPFDQPYDVIDTCGTGGDGQHTWNISTAAALVLAGAGLKVAKHGNRALSSRSGSSDVLSALGVDLTAGPERQKQALDEAGICFLFAPHYHGAMRHVGPIRAEIGFRTVFNLLGPLSNPALARRQVMGVYDPRLLEPLAQVLGNLGATRAWTVHGQGLDELTTTGPTEVAEWKDGTVRRFTVTPEDAGLPRADIAALRGGDAETNAAALTALLDGATGPYRDVVLLNAAAALVVADRAADLKSGVGLAARAIDDGAARTALTRLAAITSAPEPEPAA, from the coding sequence GTGTCCGAGGGATTCAAGCCGCTGCTGGCCCGGCTGGTCGACGGCCAGACGCTGTCCGAGGCGGAGGCCGGCGATTTCTTCGCCGCCTGCCTTCGCGGCGAACCGACCCCGGCCCAGGTCGCCGCCTCTGTCACCGCCCTGCGGATCCGGGGCGAGACGGTCGACGAGATCACCGCCTTCGCCCGCGCCATGCGCGCCGCCGCCAGCCCCTTCGACCAGCCTTATGACGTCATCGACACCTGCGGCACCGGGGGCGACGGTCAGCACACCTGGAACATCTCGACCGCCGCCGCCCTCGTGCTGGCCGGTGCGGGACTGAAGGTCGCCAAGCACGGCAACCGCGCGCTCAGCTCCCGCTCCGGCTCGTCCGACGTACTGTCGGCTCTGGGCGTCGACCTGACCGCCGGGCCGGAGCGCCAGAAACAGGCGCTGGACGAAGCCGGCATCTGCTTCCTTTTCGCGCCCCACTATCACGGGGCCATGCGCCACGTCGGGCCGATCCGGGCAGAGATCGGCTTTCGCACCGTGTTCAACCTGCTGGGTCCCCTGTCCAACCCGGCGCTCGCCCGGCGTCAGGTCATGGGCGTCTATGACCCGCGCCTGCTGGAACCCCTGGCCCAGGTGCTTGGGAACCTTGGGGCCACCCGCGCCTGGACCGTCCACGGTCAGGGACTGGACGAACTGACCACGACCGGCCCGACCGAGGTCGCTGAATGGAAGGACGGGACTGTCCGCCGCTTCACCGTGACGCCCGAGGACGCCGGCCTGCCCCGCGCCGACATCGCCGCCCTGCGCGGGGGCGACGCCGAGACCAATGCCGCCGCCCTGACCGCCCTTCTGGACGGCGCGACCGGGCCCTATCGCGATGTCGTCCTGCTGAACGCCGCCGCTGCCCTGGTCGTCGCGGACAGGGCGGCGGACCTGAAGAGTGGCGTGGGCCTGGCCGCCCGCGCCATCGACGACGGTGCGGCCCGTACAGCCCTGACGAGACTTGCCGCCATCACCTCCGCGCCCGAGCCGGAGCCGGCCGCATGA
- the trpC gene encoding indole-3-glycerol phosphate synthase TrpC — translation MTDILEQIAAYKRVEVKARKAARPLGEVEGLALVADMPRGFLAALRKRWQDGRPALIAEIKKASPSKGLIRADFDPPALARAYEDGGATCLSVLTDEPSFQGHDDFLIAARAATALPCLRKDFLVDPWQVAESRGLGADCILIILSMVDDALAADLLAEARRFGMDALIETHDESEMARAVGLGGDLIGINNRSLRTFEVDLGATARYAAMAPASALLVAESGIFTAADVAVVADAGARAILVGESLMRQADVAAATLSLLEPVSR, via the coding sequence ATGACCGACATCCTCGAACAGATCGCCGCCTACAAGCGGGTCGAGGTCAAGGCGCGCAAGGCCGCCCGTCCGCTGGGCGAGGTCGAAGGGCTCGCCCTCGTCGCCGACATGCCGCGCGGCTTCCTCGCCGCCCTGCGCAAACGCTGGCAGGACGGTCGCCCCGCCCTGATCGCCGAGATCAAGAAGGCCAGCCCGTCCAAGGGTCTGATCCGCGCCGACTTCGATCCGCCCGCCCTGGCCCGGGCCTATGAGGACGGCGGCGCGACCTGCCTGTCCGTCCTGACCGACGAACCGAGCTTTCAGGGCCACGACGACTTCCTGATCGCCGCCCGCGCCGCGACCGCCCTGCCCTGTCTGCGGAAGGACTTTCTCGTCGATCCCTGGCAGGTGGCCGAGAGCCGGGGGCTGGGAGCCGACTGCATCCTGATCATCCTGTCGATGGTCGACGACGCCCTCGCCGCCGACCTGCTGGCCGAAGCCCGCCGGTTCGGCATGGACGCCCTGATCGAGACCCATGACGAGAGCGAGATGGCCCGCGCCGTGGGCCTGGGCGGAGACCTGATCGGCATCAACAACCGCTCGCTCCGCACCTTCGAGGTCGATCTGGGCGCCACCGCCCGCTACGCCGCCATGGCCCCGGCCAGTGCCTTGCTGGTCGCCGAGAGCGGGATCTTTACGGCGGCGGACGTCGCCGTGGTGGCGGATGCGGGAGCACGGGCGATCCTGGTCGGCGAGAGCCTGATGCGACAAGCGGACGTCGCGGCCGCCACGCTGTCGCTGCTCGAACCCGTTTCCCGTTAA
- the lexA gene encoding transcriptional repressor LexA — translation MLTKKQHELLMFIHERIKETGVSPSFDEMKEALDLASKSGIHRLITALEERGFIRRLAHRARALEVVKLPEQATTGPVRGRAPFRPDVIEGGGRPRAAEPANDTRELVLVGKIAAGVPIAAIQQDHGRYSVPEAMLGAGEHYMLEIEGDSMIEAGILNGDLVVIKRVDTASSGEIVVALVEGEEATLKRLRRKGNSIALEPANRAYETRIFGPDQVEVQGKLVGLIRQYH, via the coding sequence ATGCTGACGAAAAAGCAGCACGAACTCCTGATGTTCATCCACGAGCGGATCAAGGAGACCGGCGTCTCCCCCTCGTTCGACGAGATGAAGGAGGCGCTGGATCTGGCGTCCAAGTCCGGCATCCACCGGCTGATCACGGCGCTGGAGGAACGCGGCTTCATCCGTCGTCTTGCCCACCGCGCCCGCGCCCTGGAAGTGGTGAAACTGCCCGAACAGGCCACGACCGGCCCGGTCCGGGGCCGTGCCCCCTTCCGCCCCGACGTCATCGAGGGCGGCGGACGTCCGAGGGCGGCAGAACCCGCCAACGACACCCGGGAACTGGTTCTGGTCGGCAAGATCGCTGCCGGTGTGCCCATCGCCGCGATCCAGCAGGATCATGGCCGCTATTCGGTGCCCGAGGCCATGCTGGGCGCCGGCGAACACTACATGCTCGAGATCGAGGGCGATTCGATGATCGAGGCGGGCATCCTCAACGGCGATCTGGTAGTCATCAAACGGGTCGATACGGCCTCGTCCGGCGAGATCGTCGTCGCCCTGGTCGAGGGCGAGGAGGCGACGCTGAAGCGGCTGCGCAGGAAGGGCAATTCCATCGCCCTGGAACCCGCCAACCGCGCCTATGAGACACGCATCTTCGGCCCCGACCAGGTCGAGGTTCAGGGCAAGCTGGTCGGCCTCATCCGCCAGTATCACTAG
- a CDS encoding ComEC/Rec2 family competence protein: protein MGGVSGRAALIPPDAAKPSPRERIAAWFLDEVRAQSLRWRLLAPVAFGAGAALYFALKREPPLWPLLGLAGATLAIWLGARWRGIGRRVTLPLMLLACLACGLAGAKVRSDRVAAPIAPAMAEPTVIEGWVVDVDSPGDRGHRVVVAPVRVQGLLPEATPIRLRATVRGEPPVPGSAIRLFAILNPPPPPASPGAYDFGRGAWFDRLGGTAFALGETRTAELPPAPWSLRMAMRVNAMRFALARRIVDRLGERTGGIAAAMTTGHETWIQREDLDAMRDSGLAHILSISGLHMAIVGGFAFFLVRFGVAGWPWLALRVSGKKVAAVAGLIAVWSYLVLSGAPAPAERSAITASIAFAAILLDRQAISMHGLAVAAMVVLILQPEAIVTPGFQMSFAATAALVALAEAWPPRTRELSVPWPIALFQSARHWLVIAVSASFVAGAATGPFAIQHFNRTAVFGLIANLATSPIADFIMMPALALGALLEPVGLGGPFLWVAGKGVDAMLFVGHRVAALPGAVRTIASAPDYVLPISFLGVLFVCLWQGRLRWAGLPFVCAVLIWPRDPTPTVWIGDGGTNAAYSVDGQAVVVRPGVRDFATELWSRRRGLTRAERDDAGWVCERYACAPRSGLAPVALWWGKAAPDAAALAGLCASAPLVSVRATVSALPDACADRLVLDSVDYARGGAVELWQTPQGWRAVWSADARGDRPWSRPGQGLRPFRDDKADLDAAEPGASDTGG from the coding sequence ATGGGGGGCGTGTCCGGACGGGCCGCCCTTATACCGCCCGACGCCGCAAAGCCCAGCCCGCGAGAGCGGATCGCCGCGTGGTTTTTGGATGAGGTCCGGGCGCAGTCGCTGCGGTGGCGGTTGCTGGCCCCGGTGGCGTTCGGTGCCGGGGCGGCCCTCTATTTCGCGCTGAAGCGCGAGCCGCCTTTGTGGCCGCTGCTCGGACTGGCCGGGGCCACGCTGGCGATCTGGCTGGGTGCACGGTGGCGGGGGATCGGGCGCAGGGTCACCCTGCCGCTGATGCTGCTGGCCTGTCTGGCGTGTGGGCTGGCGGGGGCGAAGGTCCGCAGCGACCGTGTCGCGGCACCGATCGCCCCGGCCATGGCCGAGCCCACCGTGATCGAGGGCTGGGTCGTCGATGTGGACAGCCCGGGCGACCGGGGGCACCGGGTGGTCGTCGCCCCCGTCCGCGTGCAGGGCCTGCTCCCCGAGGCGACCCCGATCCGTCTGAGAGCCACGGTCAGGGGTGAGCCGCCGGTACCGGGTTCGGCCATCCGGCTGTTCGCGATCCTGAATCCGCCGCCGCCGCCCGCCAGCCCGGGGGCCTATGACTTCGGGCGAGGGGCCTGGTTCGACCGCCTGGGCGGCACGGCCTTCGCGCTGGGCGAGACGCGGACGGCCGAGCTGCCCCCGGCGCCATGGAGCCTGCGGATGGCGATGCGGGTCAATGCCATGCGGTTTGCTCTGGCCCGGCGGATCGTCGATCGCCTCGGCGAGCGAACGGGCGGGATCGCGGCGGCCATGACGACGGGGCATGAGACCTGGATCCAGCGCGAGGATCTGGACGCCATGCGCGATTCCGGACTGGCGCACATTCTGTCGATCAGTGGCCTGCATATGGCGATCGTGGGCGGGTTTGCCTTCTTCCTCGTGCGGTTCGGGGTGGCGGGCTGGCCGTGGCTGGCGCTGAGGGTGTCGGGCAAGAAGGTGGCGGCGGTCGCGGGGCTGATCGCGGTCTGGAGCTATCTGGTACTGTCAGGCGCACCCGCTCCGGCGGAGCGGTCGGCGATCACGGCCTCTATCGCCTTCGCGGCCATCCTGCTGGATCGGCAGGCGATCAGCATGCACGGGTTGGCTGTGGCCGCCATGGTCGTGTTGATCCTGCAGCCCGAGGCCATCGTGACCCCCGGGTTCCAGATGTCGTTTGCGGCAACGGCGGCGCTGGTGGCCCTGGCGGAGGCCTGGCCGCCCCGGACGCGCGAACTGTCGGTCCCCTGGCCCATCGCCCTGTTCCAGTCGGCACGGCACTGGCTGGTCATCGCGGTCAGCGCCAGCTTCGTGGCGGGCGCGGCGACGGGGCCGTTCGCCATCCAGCATTTCAACCGGACCGCCGTCTTTGGCCTGATCGCCAATCTGGCGACGTCTCCCATCGCAGATTTCATCATGATGCCAGCGCTGGCGCTGGGTGCGCTTCTGGAACCGGTCGGGCTGGGCGGGCCGTTCCTGTGGGTGGCCGGCAAGGGGGTGGATGCGATGCTGTTCGTCGGCCACCGGGTCGCGGCGCTTCCGGGTGCCGTGCGGACGATCGCCAGCGCGCCGGACTATGTGCTGCCGATCTCGTTCCTGGGCGTGCTGTTCGTCTGCCTGTGGCAGGGGCGGCTACGGTGGGCCGGACTGCCGTTCGTCTGCGCGGTGCTGATCTGGCCGCGGGATCCGACACCGACGGTCTGGATCGGGGATGGTGGGACCAATGCGGCCTATAGCGTGGACGGTCAGGCGGTCGTGGTGCGGCCAGGCGTGCGGGATTTTGCCACCGAGCTTTGGTCGCGGCGGCGCGGACTGACGCGGGCCGAGCGGGACGACGCGGGCTGGGTGTGCGAGCGCTACGCCTGTGCGCCCCGAAGCGGTCTTGCGCCCGTGGCCCTGTGGTGGGGCAAGGCCGCGCCGGATGCGGCGGCGCTGGCCGGCCTGTGCGCCTCGGCTCCGCTCGTCAGCGTGCGGGCCACGGTGTCGGCCTTGCCGGATGCCTGCGCCGACCGCCTCGTGCTGGACAGCGTGGACTACGCGCGCGGCGGGGCGGTCGAGCTGTGGCAGACACCGCAGGGCTGGCGTGCGGTCTGGTCTGCGGATGCGCGGGGAGACAGGCCGTGGAGCCGCCCCGGACAAGGTCTCCGACCTTTCCGGGATGACAAGGCCGATCTGGATGCGGCCGAGCCTGGCGCTAGTGATACTGGCGGATGA
- the gltX gene encoding glutamate--tRNA ligase has product MTSSSDPRVVTRFAPSPTGYLHIGGARTALFNYLYAKRRGGKFLVRIEDTDRERSTEDAVKAIFDGLSWLELFADEDPVFQYARAARHREVVDELLERGAAYRDFTSAEETGRLRDEAKAARRAFESPWRDREPTVDDLSRPHVVRFRRPLPGRVIVNDAVQGEVSWGNEDLDDLVLLRSDGTPTYNLAVVVDDHDMGVTHVIRGDDHLNNAARQALIYDALDWPRPTFAHIPLIHGPDGAKLSKRHGAQAVHEYAGMGYLPEAMRNYLARLGWAHGDDELFGDDQAREWFDLDGIGKAPARLDFDKLAHVNAHWMRLADDDRLAKAVLDVHLARGHALAEEDEARLVQAMPFVKDRARTVLELADQTGFVLGRRPLQIFEKALPLLTGESGERIARLRDRLRLFASWDVFALEAELKAFAEEEAVGFGKIGPAVRAALTGDGVSPDIAKTLAALGREESLGRLDDALQQTR; this is encoded by the coding sequence ATGACCTCCTCCTCCGACCCCCGAGTCGTCACCCGTTTCGCCCCCTCGCCGACCGGCTATCTGCACATAGGCGGCGCAAGAACGGCGCTTTTCAACTACCTTTACGCGAAACGTCGTGGCGGCAAGTTTCTGGTTCGCATCGAGGACACCGACCGCGAGCGTTCGACCGAGGACGCGGTCAAGGCGATCTTCGACGGCCTCAGCTGGCTGGAACTGTTCGCCGATGAGGACCCCGTCTTCCAGTATGCCCGCGCAGCCCGACACCGCGAGGTCGTGGATGAGCTGCTGGAGCGCGGGGCCGCCTATCGCGACTTCACCTCGGCCGAGGAAACCGGACGCCTGCGTGACGAGGCCAAGGCCGCCCGTCGTGCATTCGAATCGCCCTGGCGCGACCGCGAGCCGACGGTGGACGATCTGTCCCGGCCTCACGTCGTCCGCTTCCGCCGCCCCTTGCCCGGCCGTGTGATCGTGAACGACGCCGTCCAGGGCGAGGTCAGCTGGGGCAACGAGGATCTCGACGACCTGGTCCTGCTGCGGTCGGACGGCACCCCCACATACAACCTGGCCGTCGTCGTCGACGACCACGACATGGGCGTCACCCATGTCATCCGGGGCGACGACCATCTGAACAACGCCGCGCGCCAAGCCTTGATCTATGACGCCCTGGACTGGCCGCGTCCGACCTTCGCCCATATCCCCCTGATCCATGGTCCCGATGGCGCAAAGCTGTCGAAACGCCACGGGGCCCAGGCCGTCCACGAATATGCCGGGATGGGCTATCTGCCCGAGGCCATGCGAAACTATCTGGCCCGTCTGGGCTGGGCGCACGGCGACGACGAACTGTTCGGCGACGACCAGGCCCGGGAGTGGTTCGACCTGGACGGCATCGGCAAGGCCCCGGCCCGGCTGGACTTCGACAAGCTGGCCCACGTCAATGCCCACTGGATGCGGCTGGCCGACGACGACCGGCTCGCCAAGGCCGTGCTGGACGTGCATCTGGCACGCGGTCATGCCCTGGCCGAAGAGGACGAGGCACGCCTTGTGCAGGCTATGCCCTTCGTCAAGGATCGCGCCAGAACCGTTCTGGAACTGGCCGACCAGACCGGCTTCGTCCTTGGCCGGCGACCTCTGCAGATCTTCGAAAAGGCCCTGCCCCTCCTCACGGGCGAATCGGGCGAGCGGATCGCGCGGTTGCGTGACCGGTTACGCCTGTTCGCGAGCTGGGACGTCTTCGCCCTGGAGGCCGAACTGAAGGCCTTCGCCGAAGAAGAAGCGGTGGGATTCGGCAAGATCGGCCCCGCCGTCCGGGCCGCGCTGACGGGAGACGGCGTTTCCCCCGACATCGCAAAGACCCTCGCCGCACTGGGTCGCGAAGAATCGCTCGGCCGCTTGGATGATGCGCTGCAACAGACTAGATGA
- the gltA gene encoding citrate synthase, translated as MTEASKLAGTATLTYGDKTVELPVLSGSTGPDVIDIRKLYGATDTFTFDPGFTSTAACESAITYIDGDAGILLHRGYPIGQLASQSNFIEVCHLLLKGELPTAAEYEAFENVVTRHTMLHAQFDRFFEGFRRDAHPMAIMVGAVGALSAFYHDSLDIHDPVQRDISAIRLIAKMPTIAARAYKYHIGQPFVSPRNDLSYAENFLRMCFAVPAEDYVVDPKMARAMDRIFTLHADHEQNASTSTVRLAGSSGANPFACIAAGIACLWGPSHGGANEEALNMLREIGTPDKIPEFIEGVKAKKYKLMGFGHRVYKNYDPRATVMKESADEILELVGDKNDPLFQVAKELERIALSDEYFIERKLFPNVDFYSGITLSAMGFPTSMFTVLFALARTVGWIAQWEEMLADPAQKIGRPRQLYTGPTQRDYVPIQSRG; from the coding sequence ATGACCGAAGCCTCCAAACTCGCCGGAACGGCGACCCTGACCTACGGCGACAAGACCGTCGAATTGCCGGTTCTGTCGGGCTCTACGGGCCCGGACGTCATCGATATCCGCAAGCTGTACGGTGCGACCGATACCTTCACCTTCGATCCCGGCTTCACCTCCACGGCGGCCTGCGAAAGCGCCATCACCTATATCGACGGCGACGCCGGCATCTTGCTGCACCGCGGCTATCCGATCGGCCAGCTGGCCTCGCAATCGAACTTCATCGAGGTCTGCCACCTTCTGCTGAAGGGCGAACTGCCGACGGCTGCGGAATACGAGGCGTTCGAGAACGTCGTCACCCGCCACACCATGCTGCACGCCCAGTTCGATCGCTTCTTCGAGGGCTTCCGCCGCGACGCCCATCCGATGGCGATCATGGTCGGGGCCGTGGGTGCACTGTCGGCCTTCTATCACGACAGCCTGGACATCCATGATCCGGTCCAGCGCGACATCTCGGCCATCCGCCTGATCGCCAAGATGCCGACCATCGCGGCCCGGGCCTACAAGTACCACATCGGCCAGCCCTTCGTGTCACCGCGCAACGACCTCAGCTACGCCGAGAATTTCCTGCGTATGTGCTTTGCGGTTCCGGCCGAGGACTATGTGGTCGATCCCAAGATGGCCAGGGCCATGGACCGGATCTTCACCCTTCACGCGGACCACGAACAGAACGCCTCCACCTCGACGGTGCGCCTGGCCGGTTCGTCGGGGGCCAATCCGTTCGCCTGTATCGCCGCCGGGATCGCCTGTCTGTGGGGCCCCTCGCACGGCGGCGCCAACGAAGAGGCGCTGAACATGCTCAGGGAAATCGGCACGCCGGACAAGATTCCGGAGTTCATCGAGGGCGTGAAAGCCAAGAAATACAAACTGATGGGCTTTGGCCACCGGGTCTACAAGAACTACGACCCCCGCGCGACGGTGATGAAGGAATCGGCCGACGAAATCCTCGAACTGGTCGGCGACAAGAACGATCCCCTGTTCCAGGTGGCCAAGGAACTGGAGCGCATCGCCCTGTCCGACGAATATTTCATCGAGCGCAAACTGTTCCCGAACGTCGACTTCTATTCGGGCATCACGCTGTCGGCCATGGGCTTCCCGACCTCGATGTTCACCGTGCTGTTCGCCCTGGCCCGCACCGTCGGCTGGATCGCCCAGTGGGAAGAAATGCTGGCTGATCCGGCGCAGAAGATCGGTCGCCCGCGCCAGCTGTACACCGGCCCGACCCAGCGCGACTACGTGCCGATCCAGTCGCGCGGCTGA